GGAAGACTTTCTCCTGGccgtgatggcctatgaccggttcgtggccatctgtcaccccctgcactacaggGTAATCATGAACCCCCACCTCTGTGGACTGctggttctggtgtcctggatcATGAGTGTCCTGAATTCCTTATTACAGAGCTTAATGGTGTTGCAGCTGTCCTTCTGTTCAGAGGTggaaatcccccactttttctgtgaactccaTCAGATGATCCAACTTGCCTGTTCTGATACCTTTCTTAATGACACAGTGATATATGTTTCAACTGTGCTGCTGGCTTGTGGTCCCCTCACTGGGATTCTTTATTCATACTCTAAGATAGTTTCCTCCATATGTCGAatctcatcagctcagggcaagtataaagcactttccacctgtgcatctcacctctcagttgtttccttattttattgtacagtCCTgggagtgtaccttagctctgctgctacccagagctcccacggAAGTGCtgtggcctcggtgatgtacacaGTGGTTACGCCCATGCTAAACCCCTTCATTTACAGCCTCAGGAACAAAGACATAAAGGAGGCTCTGATAA
The genomic region above belongs to Ailuropoda melanoleuca isolate Jingjing unplaced genomic scaffold, ASM200744v2 unplaced-scaffold23618, whole genome shotgun sequence and contains:
- the LOC117798061 gene encoding olfactory receptor 7A10-like; translation: MGPGNNTQISGFLLMGLSNKPELQLPIFGLFISMYLITVFGNLLIILAVSSDSHLHNHMYFFLANLSFADICFTSTITPKMLVNIQTHSKVITYTGCISQICFSLLFASWEDFLLAVMAYDRFVAICHPLHYRVIMNPHLCGLLVLVSWIMSVLNSLLQSLMVLQLSFCSEVEIPHFFCELHQMIQLACSDTFLNDTVIYVSTVLLACGPLTGILYSYSKIVSSICRISSAQGKYKALSTCASHLSVVSLFYCTVLGVYLSSAATQSSHGSAVASVMYTVVTPMLNPFIYSLRNKDIKEALIRFLRRVTIKGTIVLVVKKCLGCRAQSHDF